From Asterias amurensis chromosome 3, ASM3211899v1, a single genomic window includes:
- the LOC139935036 gene encoding purine nucleoside phosphorylase-like, protein MATTSTNGLGRSIYSYSDLQGFAKQIQDRTSHKPTIGIICGSGLGSLADKVEDSIVIPYSDIQHFPVSTVKGHHSQFVIGILKGKTVICMKGRFHLYEGYPAWKLAAPVRVMSLLGVQTLVVTNAAGAMNKSYKVGDIMLMKDHLYLPGMAGNNPLVGPNMEKFGERFISTTRLYDSSLRKMARVIAKEMGYSHLIQEGVYAMVCGPSYETPAELKLLSVSSDVIGMSTCPEAIVAKHCGMTVFGLSLVTNKCVTDYDETEVDGPNHGEVLETGKLREDIIQELVAEIVAKID, encoded by the exons ATGGCCACCACCAGTACAAATGGGCTTGGAAGATCAAT CTACAGTTACAGTGACCTGCAAGGCTTTGCCAAACAAATTCAAGATCGCACAAGTCACAAACCAACAATTGGAATCATCTGTGGTTCCGGGCTCGGCAGCCTCGCAGATAAGGTTGAAGACAGTATCGTCATCCCGTACAGCGATATCCAACACTTTCCTGTCAGCACAG TCAAGGGTCATCACAGCCAGTTTGTAATCGGCATACTAAAGGGCAAGACGGTTATTTGCATGAAAGGACGCTTTCACCTTTATGAAGGATACCCGGCATGGAAG CTAGCAGCCCCTGTCAGAGTGATGAGCTTACTCGGCGTCCAAACACTTGTCGTCACAAACGCCGCTGGAGCCATGAATAAGAGTTACAAAGTTGGTGACATCATGCTCATGAAAGACCATTTGTATTTGCCCGGAATGGCTGGAAACAATCCCCTGGTTGGGCCCAATATGGAGAA ATTTGGTGAACGGTTCATAAGTACAACCCGACTTTATGACAGCAGCCTACGGAAAATGGCGCGGGTCATTGCCAAGGAGATGGGATACTCTCACTTGATCCAGGAAGGTGTGTATGCGATGGTGTGCGGGCCATCGTACGAAACTCCAGCAGAGCTAAAACTACTGAGCGTTTCTAGCGATGTCATTG GGATGAGCACATGTCCAGAGGCTATCGTTGCAAAGCACTGTGGAATGACAGTCTTTGGCCTCTCTCTAGTGACCAATAAGTGTGTGACCGACTACGATGAAACCGAGGTGGACGGACCCAATCATGGCGAGGTCCTAGAAACAGGAAAACTGAGAGAGGACATCATCCAGGAGCTTGTCGCTGAGATTGTTGCAAAGATAGACTAG